The following coding sequences are from one Brienomyrus brachyistius isolate T26 chromosome 2, BBRACH_0.4, whole genome shotgun sequence window:
- the lifra gene encoding LIF receptor subunit alpha a — MCNFLLWVLFVTLLTRKGYCQSPHYPAPKIVGLDSDSPSQSLTVSWENDLSSAVRFYDLEVLHTETNETVHSETVMVAPRTDGTVHKWKWISPTPLECTSLSVRIRSNLPQVSSEWSKPWNLTGKDVLEDGRAQMYPQDKVVPVGSNTTFCCIVPDGKKFGSIMVGRGKLPFTRISRRSYVSVRINQPASSSTGTNVFCLYQNEELADGSVVFVGYPPEPRNLICETRDLQSVECGWSLERVTHLYGTRRTFYSLNERECESANGFSATEHKCRFNMTLAPGEQNWTLTARNHLGKVELMDTADLNHRVRPRAPEVVVELLGAWNASLRWHWVVPWYGKLPLVCQVWIFSEGNPKPTPHIYVGPGLTQALLRDLWPDSKYAAQVRCATQQNFWKWGDWSSEIRFKTKEDRPDPVNVWVQMHSELDGCIVWKPLSKSQSHGQLKGYEVSWSSPGNRVQRNSVLSTGPYYVPISLEGLASDYVVTVMAWNNASDSPAISITVPSSPEDGDGALSEMVSNGGTFHLSWPPSPNSTCGYVVTWYPTSWNRTCSLDWEKLPGDNSSARIQSESFIAGERYTFSVYACTPGAPLLLEKRLGYVEEQAPTGTVTRLMADQIDSSVRLSWEPVPLEGQRGFIRGYLIYLYNVTQLQLIENITDPSIMSYTATQLSYTTYKFTVKAYTSAGAGKEATVSIKLDPFTDLLIMEILIAAGSMTVLLVLVTALCYTKREWMKKTFYPEIPEPRVPEWKPTQAFGAQTLDMTPCAHSYVHIVETRRRTSGKEELKVVLEDSEEGEQWGNGPPDMDSDGQSFLRYYNQVVGEDPGLAPSGTGSSGLSSRSTGSARTEVTYTGIQTSSTSACSSACIPAAMEAPLSAGYRPQKASIPAQAEVSDDPQLDAGTEYQPQCSWKLDSPEETSLDSSLGSPTSVNSSQFLLPEPSGEENCSPAPSTTWFRNLLSGSGKP, encoded by the exons ATGTGCAATTTTCTGCTCTGGGTTCTGTTTGTGACCCTATTGACAAGGAAAGGCTACTGTCAAA GTCCCCACTATCCCGCCCCGAAGATCGTGGGGTTGGATAGTGACTCCCCATCTCAGTCACTAACTGTCTCTTGGGAAAATGACCTTTCTTCCGCTGTACGCTTCTATGATCTTGAGGTCCTTCACACGGAGACGAATGAAACTGTACATTCT GAAACCGTCATGGTGGCACCCCGCACTGACGGTACCGTCCACAAGTGGAAGTGGATCTCCCCTACTCCTCTGGAGTGCACCTCCCTGTCGGTCAGGATCCGCTCCAACCTGCCGCAGGTTTCCAGCGAGTGGAGTAAACCATGGAACCTTACTG GAAAGGATGTTCTAGAAGACGGCAGAGCGCAGATGTACCCTCAGGACAAAGTGGTTCCTGTGGGCAGCAACACAACCTTCTGCTGCATCGTGCCAGATGGCAAGAAGTTTGGCAGCATAATGGTCGGCAGAGGGAAGCTGCCCTTCACTCGTATAAGTAGGCGGAGCTACGTAAGCGTCAGGATCAATCAGCCAGCCTCCAGTTCTACAGGGACCAATGTGTTCTGCCTCTATCAAAACGAGGAGTTGGCAGACGGCTCTGTTGTCTTTGTTGGTT ACCCTCCAGAACCCCGGAACTTGATCTGTGAGACTCGGGACTTGCAGTCGGTGGAGTGCGGCTGGTCACTTGAGCGGGTGACGCACCTCTATGGGACACGGCGGACATTCTACTCCCTGAATGAAAG GGAATGTGAGAGTGCAAATGGATTTTCTGCCACAGAGCACAAGTGCAGATTCAACATGACTTTGGCACCGGGGGAACAGAACTGGACGTTGACAGCCAGGAATCATCTGGGGAAAGTGGAACTCATGGACACTGCGGACCTGAACCACAGAG tacgCCCACGGGCTCCAGAGGTCGTGGTCGAGCTGCTGGGAGCCTGGAATGCAAGTCTGCGGTGGCACTGGGTGGTACCGTGGTACGGGAAGCTGCCTCTTGTGTGTCAGGTGTGGATTTTCAGCGAAGGGAATCCCAAACCG ACCCCACACATCTATGTGGGACCGGGCTTGACCCAGGCTCTGCTGAGGGACCTGTGGCCGGACTCGAAGTACGCCGCTCAGGTTCGCTGCGCCACCCAGCAGAATTTCTGGAAGTGGGGTGACTGGAGTTCAGAAATACGCTTCAAAACCAAGGAGGACC GGCCCGACCCAGTGAATGTTTGGGTCCAGATGCACAGTGAACTTGACGGTTGCATCGTCTGGAAG CCTCTGTCAAAGAGTCAGAGTCATGGCCAACTTAAGGGCTACGAGGTCAGCTGGAGCAGCCCGGGAAACAGGGTGCAGCGGAATTCTGTCCTCTCTACCGGGCCGTACTATGTccccatcagcttggagggCCTTGCCAGCGATTATGTAGTCACAGTGATGGCTTGGAACAATGCAAGCGACTCCCCTGCCATCAGCATCACTGTTCCGAGCTCCCCGGAAG ATGGTGACGGCGCTCTTTCCGAGATGGTGAGCAATGGCGGGACGTTCCATCTGTCCTGGCCGCCAAGCCCCAATTCCACCTGCGGCTACGTGGTGACCTGGTACCCTACAAGCTGGAACCGGACCTGCAGCCTGGACTGGGAGAAACTGCCTGGGGACAACAGCAGTGCCAGAATCCAGTCGG AGAGCTTCATAGCTGGGGAGAGGTACACCTTCTCCGTGTACGCCTGCACGCCTGGAGCTCCACTGCTCCTGGAGAAGAGGCTGGGATATGTGGAGGAGCAAG CACCGACTGGGACAGTAACCAGGCTGATGGCAGATCAGATAGACTCCAGCGTTCGGCTTTCCTGGGAGCCTGTTCCCTTAGAAGGCCAAAGGGGCTTCATTCGTGGATACCTGATTTATCTCTACAATGTCACCCAGCTTCAGCTTATCG AGAACATCACAGATCCTTCCATCATGAGCTACACTGCCACACAGTTGTCCTACACTACTTACAAGTTCACAGTGAAGGCTTATACCTCAGCAGGAGCTGGGAAAGAGGCCACTGTGTCCATCAAACTAGACCCCTTCA CTGACCTCCTGATAATGGAGATCCTCATTGCTGCCGGTTCCATGACTGTCCTCCTGGTTCTTGTCACTGCACTCTGCTACACCAAGAGGGAGTG GATGAAAAAGACCTTCTACCCCGAGATTCCTGAGCCCAGGGTACCAGAGTGGAAACCAACACAG GCGTTCGGCGCCCAGACCCTGGACATGACGCCGTGCGCCCACAGTTACGTGCACATTGTGGAGACCCGGCGGCGCACGTCTGGAAAGGAAGAGTTAAAGGTGGTTCTGGAGGACTCTGAAGAGGGAGAGCAATGGGGAAATGGGCCCCCCGACATGGACTCGGATGGACAGTCCTTTCTGCGGTATTACAACCAGGTGGTTGGAGAGGATCCTGGCCTGGCCCCCTCTGGTACGGGATCGTCTGGATTGTCCTCCAGGTCCACAGGCTCTGCCCGCACTGAGGTAACCTACACTGGGATCCAGACGTCATCAACCTCGGCCTGCTCTTCTGCCTGCATCCCTGCCGCAATGGAGGCCCCTCTCTCCGCTGGCTATAGGCCCCAGAAGGCCTCCATTCCCGCTCAGGCTGAAGTGTCCGATGACCCCCAGCTCGATGCTGGCACAGAATACCAGCCCCAGTGCTCCTGGAAGCTGGACTCTCCAGAAGAGACTAGCTTGGACAGCTCCCTGGGCAGTCCGACGTCGGTCAACTCGTctcagtttttgctccctgaaCCCTCGGGAGAAGAGAACTGCAGTCCTGCTCCGTCTACCACCTGGTTTCGGAATCTCCTCTCAGGCTCAGGCAAACCCTGA